From the Streptomyces sp. KMM 9044 genome, one window contains:
- the xseA gene encoding exodeoxyribonuclease VII large subunit, translated as MAVNTSAEAPIPVGEVSRLIGGWIDRLGAVWVEGQITQLSRRPGAGVVFMTLRDASYDISVGVTCYRQVFDAVTDVVGEGTRVVVHCKPEWYAPRGQLSLRAAEIRPVGVGELLARLEQLKKSLAREGLFAPERKKTLPFLPRLIGLACGRASAAERDVLENARRRWPAVRFEVRNVAVQGVHAVPQVVQAVKELDAVDEVDVIVVARGGGSVEDLLPFSDEQLVRAVAACRTPVVSAIGHEPDNPLLDHVADVRASTPTDAAKKVVPDVGEEYERVRLLRDRARRCVQAFVDREERGLAHALARPSMEEPHRMIDGRAEEVTALLDRARRSLRHQLDRTDSELTHTHARVVALSPAATLKRGYAVLQRADGHAVRDPGEVEAGEALRARVSEGEFSVRVDA; from the coding sequence ATGGCTGTCAACACGTCTGCGGAAGCGCCCATCCCGGTCGGTGAGGTGTCACGGCTCATCGGGGGGTGGATCGACCGGCTCGGCGCGGTGTGGGTCGAGGGGCAGATCACCCAGCTGTCGCGGCGGCCGGGGGCCGGCGTGGTGTTCATGACGCTGCGGGACGCCTCGTACGACATCTCCGTCGGAGTGACCTGCTACCGGCAGGTGTTCGACGCCGTCACCGACGTCGTCGGCGAGGGCACACGGGTCGTGGTGCACTGCAAGCCCGAGTGGTACGCCCCGCGCGGGCAGCTGTCGCTGCGGGCCGCCGAGATCAGACCGGTCGGGGTCGGGGAGCTGCTCGCGCGGCTCGAGCAGCTGAAGAAGTCCCTCGCGCGGGAGGGACTTTTCGCGCCGGAGCGGAAGAAGACGCTGCCGTTCCTGCCGCGGCTGATCGGGCTGGCCTGCGGGCGCGCCTCGGCCGCCGAGCGGGACGTGCTGGAGAATGCCCGGCGCCGCTGGCCCGCCGTCCGCTTCGAGGTGCGCAATGTCGCCGTGCAGGGCGTGCACGCGGTGCCGCAGGTCGTCCAGGCCGTGAAGGAGCTGGACGCGGTCGACGAGGTGGACGTGATCGTCGTGGCGCGGGGCGGGGGCAGCGTGGAGGACCTGCTGCCGTTCTCCGACGAGCAGCTGGTGCGGGCGGTGGCGGCCTGCCGTACGCCGGTCGTCTCCGCGATCGGGCACGAGCCGGACAACCCGCTCCTGGATCATGTCGCCGACGTGCGGGCCTCCACTCCGACGGACGCCGCCAAGAAGGTGGTCCCGGACGTGGGCGAGGAGTACGAGCGGGTGCGGCTGCTGCGCGACCGTGCGCGGCGCTGCGTCCAGGCGTTCGTCGACCGGGAGGAGCGGGGGCTGGCCCATGCGCTGGCCCGGCCCTCCATGGAAGAACCGCACCGGATGATCGACGGACGGGCCGAGGAGGTCACCGCGCTGCTCGACCGGGCCCGGCGCTCTCTGCGGCACCAGCTGGACCGGACCGACTCCGAGCTGACGCACACGCACGCACGCGTGGTGGCCCTGTCCCCCGCCGCGACGCTGAAGCGCGGGTACGCCGTGCTGCAGCGGGCCGACGGGCACGCGGTGCGTGATCCGGGCGAGGTGGAGGCCGGTGAG
- a CDS encoding 4-hydroxy-3-methylbut-2-enyl diphosphate reductase has protein sequence MGRMTASPGRRVLLAAPRGYCAGVDRAVIAVEKALEQYGAPVYVRHEIVHNKYVVQTLEKKGAVFVERTEEVPPGNIVMFSAHGVAPVVHEEAERGRLATIDATCPLVTKVHKEAVRFAGEDYDILLIGHEGHEEVIGTSGEAPDHIQLVDGPGDVAKVEVRDPSKVVWLSQTTLSVDETMETVDALKDKFPQLISPPSDDICYATQNRQLAVKQMGAEADLVIVVGSRNSSNSKRLVEVAKIAGARDAHLVDFADEIDESWLEGVATVGVTSGASVPEVLVEQVLERLAQRGFEDVEIVKAAEESIIFSLPKELRRDLREEAATLVAERGGTGTGQASA, from the coding sequence ATGGGACGCATGACTGCTTCGCCTGGCCGCCGTGTCCTGCTCGCCGCCCCCCGGGGCTACTGCGCGGGCGTGGACCGCGCCGTGATCGCCGTCGAGAAGGCCCTGGAGCAGTATGGGGCCCCCGTCTACGTCCGGCACGAGATCGTGCACAACAAGTACGTCGTGCAGACCCTGGAGAAGAAGGGCGCCGTCTTCGTCGAACGGACGGAGGAGGTGCCGCCGGGCAACATCGTCATGTTCTCCGCGCACGGCGTGGCCCCCGTCGTCCACGAGGAGGCCGAGCGCGGCCGGCTCGCCACCATCGACGCGACCTGCCCGCTGGTCACCAAGGTGCACAAGGAAGCGGTCCGGTTCGCAGGCGAGGACTACGACATCCTCCTGATCGGGCACGAGGGTCACGAGGAGGTCATCGGCACCTCCGGCGAGGCCCCCGACCACATCCAGCTCGTCGACGGCCCCGGGGACGTCGCCAAGGTCGAGGTCCGCGACCCGTCGAAGGTGGTCTGGCTCTCCCAGACCACCCTCTCGGTGGACGAGACCATGGAGACCGTCGACGCACTCAAGGACAAGTTCCCCCAGCTGATCTCCCCGCCCAGCGACGACATCTGCTACGCCACGCAGAACCGCCAGCTCGCGGTCAAGCAGATGGGCGCCGAGGCGGACCTGGTGATCGTGGTCGGCTCGCGGAACTCCTCGAACTCCAAGCGTCTCGTCGAGGTCGCCAAGATCGCGGGCGCCCGTGACGCCCACCTGGTGGACTTCGCCGACGAGATCGACGAGTCCTGGCTGGAGGGTGTCGCCACGGTCGGCGTCACCTCGGGCGCCTCGGTGCCGGAGGTACTGGTCGAGCAGGTCCTGGAACGGCTCGCGCAGCGCGGCTTCGAGGACGTCGAGATCGTCAAGGCCGCGGAGGAGTCCATCATCTTCTCGCTGCCCAAGGAACTGCGCCGCGACCTGCGCGAGGAGGCGGCGACGCTGGTGGCGGAGCGCGGCGGCACGGGGACGGGCCAGGCCTCGGCGTAG